One window of the Desulfobulbaceae bacterium DB1 genome contains the following:
- a CDS encoding peptidoglycan-associated lipoprotein — protein sequence MKVKHVRMLAVASLMLSVTFLAGGCAKKAVPTEEAPVAPVETPRVDVGDRAGADESLDSNPYTASNAKISEGRTHGPMLPVYFDFDKSDIRDDQQSRIEGNGDFLRAYPTVQISIEGNCDERGTNEYNMALGERRAQQAKKYLANLGVDEARLNTVSYGEEKPLLYGHDEYSWAQNRRDDFVIR from the coding sequence ATGAAGGTAAAACATGTTCGGATGTTGGCAGTAGCGTCACTTATGTTGTCTGTAACATTCCTCGCCGGTGGTTGCGCCAAAAAAGCAGTCCCCACCGAGGAAGCACCTGTAGCACCTGTTGAAACACCGCGGGTGGATGTCGGCGATAGGGCAGGGGCTGATGAATCCCTGGATTCCAACCCTTATACCGCCAGCAATGCCAAAATTTCAGAAGGCAGAACCCACGGCCCCATGCTCCCCGTCTATTTTGATTTTGACAAATCAGATATTCGTGACGATCAGCAATCACGTATTGAGGGAAATGGGGATTTCCTCAGGGCGTATCCTACCGTTCAGATCAGCATCGAAGGCAACTGTGACGAGCGTGGCACCAACGAGTACAACATGGCTCTTGGCGAACGCAGAGCGCAGCAGGCAAAGAAATACCTTGCCAATCTCGGGGTGGACGAGGCGAGGCTGAACACTGTAAGCTACGGCGAGGAAAAACCGCTTCTTTATGGTCATGATGAATATTCATGGGCACAGAATCGACGCGATGATTTTGTAATTCGCTAA
- a CDS encoding multidrug transporter, translating into MNRRLAILLTSIGLIAGGCSLAPEYLRPEAPIPAEWPQGEAYQTIPESSIALDLDRQEFFTDGKLQKVIGIALENNRELRLAAQNMERARALYGVQRAELFPAVQATGEGGKQGLSSDLIKAGDSRTREQYSLDLGIASWEIDFFGRIRSLKDKALEEYLATEEARRSAEIALVAEVARVYLTLAADRENLQLARSTLETQEATYGLVRKQYDAGLANELDLRRAQIPVETARGDVALFTQLTAQDQNALNLLAGIPVPDELLPVDLERVAPPAEISAGLSSEILLRRPDIMAAEHRLKGAYAFIGAARAAFFPRIALTTAVGTASDDLSGLFGSGTGTWSFTPRVVAPIFDARVWAAFRVSKSDREIILTQYELAIQNAFREVADALAVQGTIDRRIAAQLSLVTATAETYRLADKRYTDGIDSYLGVLDAQRSHFASQQGLVALRLAKLANRVRLYAVLGGEVSGKNS; encoded by the coding sequence ATGAACAGACGATTGGCAATTTTGCTGACCAGCATCGGCCTTATCGCCGGGGGGTGTTCCCTGGCCCCCGAATATCTGCGGCCGGAAGCGCCGATTCCGGCTGAGTGGCCACAGGGTGAGGCATACCAAACTATACCCGAATCGTCGATTGCCTTGGACCTTGACCGTCAGGAGTTTTTCACCGACGGAAAGCTGCAAAAAGTCATCGGCATCGCTCTTGAAAATAACCGGGAACTGCGGCTGGCGGCCCAGAACATGGAACGGGCACGGGCTCTCTATGGCGTGCAGCGGGCAGAGCTGTTTCCGGCGGTTCAGGCAACCGGCGAGGGAGGCAAGCAAGGCTTGTCATCCGATCTTATCAAAGCGGGGGATTCCCGCACGAGGGAACAGTACAGCCTCGATCTCGGGATTGCTTCCTGGGAGATCGATTTTTTCGGGCGGATCCGTAGTCTGAAGGATAAGGCCTTAGAAGAGTATCTGGCAACCGAGGAGGCCAGGCGGAGCGCCGAGATTGCCTTGGTGGCCGAGGTTGCCCGCGTGTATCTGACCCTTGCCGCGGACCGGGAAAATCTGCAACTGGCCCGGTCCACCCTGGAAACGCAGGAGGCGACTTACGGTCTGGTGCGAAAACAGTATGACGCAGGCCTCGCCAACGAACTGGATTTGCGGCGGGCACAGATCCCGGTGGAGACGGCCCGGGGAGACGTCGCTCTTTTCACGCAGTTGACGGCCCAGGACCAAAACGCCTTGAATCTCCTCGCCGGCATTCCGGTCCCTGACGAGCTGTTGCCGGTCGATCTCGAACGCGTCGCCCCCCCCGCGGAAATTTCCGCGGGCCTGTCCTCCGAGATCCTCCTGCGGAGACCTGACATCATGGCGGCGGAGCATCGGCTCAAGGGGGCGTATGCCTTTATCGGTGCGGCTCGGGCCGCCTTTTTCCCCCGGATTGCGCTGACTACCGCGGTGGGGACGGCCAGTGACGACCTCTCCGGTCTCTTCGGTTCCGGAACGGGCACCTGGAGTTTCACGCCGAGGGTCGTGGCGCCGATTTTCGACGCCCGTGTCTGGGCAGCGTTCAGGGTCAGCAAGTCCGATCGGGAGATTATACTGACCCAGTATGAACTCGCCATTCAGAACGCCTTCAGGGAAGTAGCCGATGCCCTTGCCGTGCAGGGGACGATAGACCGGCGGATCGCAGCCCAGCTCTCCTTGGTCACTGCGACCGCGGAAACATACCGCCTCGCCGACAAACGCTATACGGATGGCATTGACAGTTACCTCGGGGTCCTTGACGCGCAACGCTCGCACTTTGCCTCCCAGCAAGGGCTGGTGGCGTTGCGCCTGGCCAAACTTGCAAACCGGGTGCGACTTTACGCTGTATTGGGAGGCGAAGTATCGGGAAAAAATAGTTAA
- a CDS encoding alpha-glucan phosphorylase: MNNYIATNRWGTFFGITQKTLDGVWHNLTSPDGNSVIYISMEIGADRDVYHPIKTRLQQTAIEKASSNVLRHFSKLFLHGPDKIPNYSGGLGILAGDTLKSFADLKIPSIAISLLYRKGYFSQLVDSRLGQISTATDWSPENTPTLYLMKNPDFPDLPLEIEVPFYDEKDREVLAIARLWLKMEVSANLDFFVPEILLDYSVPSSPDFIREVSQRLYESVSDQAKAVQRRLLGASVIAVKKKLGLTSKTFHLNEQHGVILVLSLIAERLEETLGRDYQTKATDTDIMQAAEHAAKSIVFTIHTPVKAGHDRFDKNIISQIGHAFCGKVLHLLAQDEENPNQYNFTSLAMRVNRATNSVSRLHKEVTRKQFPQFAEKISAITNGVHHLTWISDAKAALYDSFTELKNWREDPSVFINAGLLLTSDAFREAFEQAWAQDTIKLINYVNEMLALHRKQMHETWIDPPNYLSNLDDGVPELNPDVFTIGFARRFSTYKRADLIFDDMRTLADIIVKNNFPVNFIYAGKAHPSDEPGKSIIKLVLDIQEDLYIKSKGLAKLIFIPGYDMKIAKMMVSGVHAWLNSPKRPLEASGTSGMKAAINGIPNISTMDGWWVEGYHEGKTGWKFGYESAIDDASLSEAPNALLYEQDSDSFYEIFPHILETFYDINLHSNYIDKCIHNLQLNCPIFNTHRMAGEYVERYNMKLPDGVEKRLERLRKIYQSDA; the protein is encoded by the coding sequence ATGAATAACTATATTGCCACCAACCGTTGGGGAACATTTTTCGGAATAACACAAAAAACACTCGATGGGGTCTGGCACAACCTCACCTCTCCTGATGGAAATTCCGTCATATATATTTCCATGGAGATCGGAGCCGACCGGGACGTTTATCATCCGATCAAAACCCGGCTCCAACAAACAGCTATTGAAAAAGCATCATCGAATGTGCTCCGCCATTTTTCCAAACTTTTCCTTCATGGCCCGGATAAAATCCCGAACTATAGCGGCGGACTTGGTATTCTGGCTGGTGACACCTTGAAAAGCTTTGCCGATCTCAAAATCCCTTCAATCGCAATTTCCCTGCTGTACCGCAAAGGTTATTTTTCCCAATTGGTTGATTCTCGACTTGGCCAGATATCAACGGCAACCGACTGGTCCCCGGAAAATACCCCGACCCTTTATTTGATGAAAAACCCTGATTTTCCGGACCTGCCCTTGGAGATAGAGGTGCCCTTTTATGACGAAAAGGACAGGGAAGTGCTGGCCATTGCCCGACTCTGGCTAAAAATGGAGGTCAGCGCCAATCTTGATTTTTTTGTCCCGGAAATCCTGCTTGACTACAGCGTTCCTTCTTCACCTGACTTTATCAGGGAGGTTTCGCAAAGACTTTACGAGAGTGTTTCCGATCAGGCGAAAGCGGTTCAGCGGAGATTACTTGGCGCCTCGGTTATCGCCGTGAAAAAGAAACTCGGCCTGACCAGCAAAACATTTCATCTCAACGAGCAGCATGGAGTCATTCTCGTCCTGAGCCTCATTGCCGAACGGCTCGAGGAAACGCTGGGCAGGGATTACCAAACCAAAGCGACCGATACCGACATCATGCAGGCAGCGGAGCATGCCGCCAAAAGCATCGTTTTCACCATCCATACACCGGTCAAGGCCGGACATGATCGTTTCGACAAAAACATCATCAGTCAGATCGGCCATGCCTTCTGCGGCAAGGTGTTGCATCTGCTCGCCCAGGACGAAGAAAATCCCAACCAGTATAATTTCACGTCGCTGGCCATGCGGGTTAATCGTGCGACCAACAGCGTCAGTCGACTTCACAAGGAAGTCACCAGGAAACAGTTCCCCCAGTTTGCCGAAAAAATCAGCGCAATCACCAATGGCGTCCATCATCTGACCTGGATCAGCGATGCAAAGGCCGCTCTTTACGACAGTTTCACGGAACTGAAAAACTGGCGGGAAGATCCTTCCGTTTTCATCAATGCCGGCCTCCTCCTCACTTCGGACGCATTCCGTGAGGCATTTGAACAGGCCTGGGCACAGGATACCATTAAATTAATCAACTATGTCAATGAAATGCTCGCCTTGCACCGCAAGCAGATGCATGAAACCTGGATTGACCCCCCCAACTATCTGTCCAATCTCGATGACGGCGTGCCTGAACTCAATCCCGATGTTTTCACCATTGGTTTTGCCAGGAGATTCTCCACCTATAAACGGGCTGATCTTATTTTCGACGACATGAGGACACTGGCCGACATCATCGTCAAAAACAATTTTCCCGTTAACTTTATTTATGCGGGAAAGGCCCATCCTTCGGACGAACCAGGCAAGTCGATCATCAAACTCGTTCTTGATATCCAGGAAGATCTGTATATCAAAAGTAAAGGTTTGGCGAAGTTGATTTTTATTCCCGGCTACGATATGAAGATTGCCAAAATGATGGTTTCAGGCGTCCATGCCTGGCTCAACAGTCCCAAACGGCCCCTTGAAGCCAGCGGCACCAGCGGCATGAAGGCCGCCATCAACGGTATTCCCAACATCAGTACCATGGACGGCTGGTGGGTTGAAGGCTATCATGAAGGCAAAACCGGCTGGAAATTCGGCTATGAATCGGCAATCGACGATGCCAGTCTCAGTGAAGCACCGAATGCTCTTCTTTATGAACAGGATTCGGATTCGTTCTACGAAATTTTCCCTCACATCCTTGAAACGTTCTATGATATCAATCTCCATTCCAATTATATCGATAAGTGTATCCACAATCTGCAACTGAACTGCCCTATCTTTAATACGCATCGCATGGCCGGCGAGTATGTGGAAAGATACAACATGAAGTTGCCCGACGGAGTTGAAAAAAGATTGGAGCGGTTGCGAAAAATTTACCAAAGCGACGCATAA
- a CDS encoding multidrug ABC transporter ATP-binding protein: MSESRFNAAEKTVARLDDVNLRYGKVRALANICLDVPAGCMVGLIGPDGVGKSSLLALIAGARKIQGGRIEVLGVDMANAGDRRRILPRIAFMPQGLGKNLYPTLSVFDNIDFFARLFGQDRLERQGRIMELTRATGLAPFIDRPAGKLSGGMKQKLGLCCALIHDPDLLILDEPTTGVDPLSRRQFWELIGHIRATRPGMSVLVATAYMDEASGFDSLIAMDEGQVLAAGQPEEMLRQTGTESLEAAFIALLPEEKRRKHRRVAIPPLEDETDGEVAIEAKDLTMRFGAFTAVNKVSFRIRRGEIFGFLGSNGCGKTTTMKMLTGLLPPTGGQAWLFGREVDPRDLDTRRRVGYMSQSFSLYSELSVRQNLRLHARLFEVPAEEIEQRTQEIAARFGLLDVMGKLPAALPLGVRQRLSLAVAMIHKPEMLILDEPTSGVDPIMRDAFWESLGELSRRDGVTIFISTHFMNEAERCDRISLMHAGQVLAVGTPDDLAAQHGAESLEDSFVAYLERAANNKGEERVEEMENQTASTGSRDNVHTGKPRLFDPRRMLSYARRETLELMRDPIRLTLALLGSVILMLVMGYGITMDVEDLTVAVLDRDQTAISHDYALNIAGSRYFIEKEPIRDYQDLDQRMRAGKLALAVEIPPGFGRDLARGRPVSIGAWIDGAMPTRAETIQGYVRGMHAQWLSQKAREAGHGQALAGLVNVETRFRYNPDVKSLVAMVPAVIPLLLMLIPAMLAALAVVREKELGSIINFYVTPTTSLEFLLGKQAPYIALSLASFLLLTLMAVTLFRVPFTGSFAALAVGALLYVSAATALGLLLSTFMRSQIAALFATAVLTLLPAAEYSGMLDPVSSLEGSAKVIGQIYPTTHFLTIARGTFSKALGFPDLWNAFLPLVIVVPVLIGLSALLLKKQER, translated from the coding sequence ATGAGCGAAAGCCGTTTCAATGCCGCTGAAAAAACGGTTGCAAGGCTTGATGATGTCAATTTGCGCTATGGGAAGGTGCGGGCGCTGGCCAACATCTGCCTTGATGTCCCGGCGGGTTGCATGGTCGGCCTTATCGGACCGGACGGGGTGGGCAAGTCCAGCCTGCTGGCGCTGATCGCGGGGGCGCGCAAGATTCAGGGTGGCCGGATCGAGGTGCTCGGTGTCGATATGGCCAACGCCGGTGATCGCCGACGCATTCTTCCGCGCATCGCGTTCATGCCTCAAGGCCTGGGAAAAAACCTTTATCCGACTCTGTCCGTTTTCGATAACATCGATTTCTTTGCCCGGCTTTTTGGCCAAGACCGGCTAGAGCGCCAAGGCCGAATCATGGAGTTGACCAGGGCCACGGGGCTGGCGCCCTTTATTGATCGCCCCGCCGGCAAGCTTTCGGGCGGCATGAAGCAGAAACTGGGCCTTTGTTGCGCGCTGATCCATGATCCGGATCTGCTGATTCTCGATGAGCCCACCACCGGGGTGGACCCGCTATCGAGGCGCCAGTTCTGGGAGCTGATCGGGCATATTCGCGCCACACGCCCCGGCATGTCGGTGCTGGTGGCCACCGCCTACATGGACGAAGCGTCAGGTTTCGATAGCCTGATAGCGATGGATGAGGGCCAGGTGCTTGCCGCCGGGCAGCCCGAGGAAATGCTCCGGCAAACCGGAACCGAGTCGCTGGAAGCGGCCTTTATCGCCCTGTTGCCGGAGGAGAAGCGGCGCAAGCATCGCAGGGTGGCCATTCCACCGCTCGAGGACGAAACCGACGGTGAAGTCGCCATCGAGGCCAAAGACCTTACCATGCGATTCGGCGCCTTTACAGCCGTGAACAAAGTGAGTTTTCGTATTCGGCGGGGCGAGATTTTCGGTTTTTTAGGATCCAACGGTTGCGGCAAAACCACCACCATGAAGATGCTCACGGGCCTCCTGCCACCCACCGGCGGGCAGGCATGGCTGTTCGGCCGGGAGGTGGACCCGCGCGACCTCGACACCCGTCGCCGGGTGGGCTACATGTCGCAATCCTTTTCTCTTTATTCCGAGTTGTCCGTTCGGCAAAATCTGCGGCTTCACGCCCGCCTGTTCGAGGTTCCCGCTGAAGAAATCGAACAACGCACCCAGGAAATCGCCGCTCGTTTTGGTCTGCTCGACGTGATGGGTAAATTGCCTGCTGCCTTACCGCTCGGAGTGCGCCAGCGTCTTTCGCTGGCGGTGGCCATGATTCACAAACCCGAGATGTTGATCCTGGACGAACCGACCTCCGGTGTGGATCCGATCATGCGTGATGCGTTCTGGGAATCTCTGGGGGAACTGTCGCGGCGCGACGGCGTGACAATCTTTATCTCCACCCATTTCATGAACGAGGCGGAACGCTGTGACCGCATATCCCTGATGCACGCCGGCCAGGTGCTGGCGGTGGGTACCCCTGATGACCTTGCCGCACAACACGGCGCGGAGAGCCTGGAAGATTCCTTTGTCGCCTATCTGGAGCGTGCCGCGAATAACAAGGGGGAGGAAAGGGTCGAGGAGATGGAAAATCAAACGGCTTCAACCGGATCTCGTGACAACGTTCATACTGGCAAGCCGCGACTCTTCGACCCCCGTCGCATGCTGAGCTATGCCCGGCGCGAAACATTGGAACTGATGCGCGACCCTATCCGGCTGACACTCGCCCTCCTTGGCAGCGTGATCCTGATGCTGGTGATGGGTTACGGTATCACCATGGACGTGGAGGACCTGACCGTCGCCGTCCTGGACCGGGACCAGACAGCCATCAGCCATGATTATGCCTTGAATATCGCCGGCTCGCGTTATTTCATCGAAAAAGAGCCCATCCGCGATTACCAGGATCTGGACCAGCGGATGCGTGCCGGTAAACTGGCACTGGCTGTAGAGATTCCTCCTGGATTTGGCAGGGACCTCGCCCGTGGCCGGCCGGTTTCAATAGGTGCCTGGATCGATGGCGCCATGCCGACGCGGGCGGAAACCATCCAGGGGTATGTACGTGGCATGCATGCCCAATGGCTTTCGCAAAAAGCTCGCGAAGCCGGTCACGGCCAGGCGCTGGCCGGACTGGTAAACGTCGAGACCCGTTTCCGCTACAACCCCGATGTAAAAAGCCTGGTGGCCATGGTGCCGGCGGTTATCCCGCTGCTGCTGATGCTCATTCCAGCCATGCTGGCTGCGCTCGCGGTGGTGCGCGAGAAAGAGCTCGGCTCCATCATCAATTTTTACGTCACGCCCACTACCAGCCTGGAGTTCCTGCTCGGTAAGCAAGCGCCCTATATTGCTCTCTCCCTGGCGAGTTTCCTGCTGCTCACACTGATGGCCGTGACCCTGTTTCGCGTGCCCTTCACGGGTAGCTTTGCCGCCCTCGCTGTCGGCGCACTGCTCTACGTGAGCGCTGCCACCGCCTTGGGGCTTTTGCTCTCCACCTTCATGCGCAGCCAGATCGCGGCGCTTTTTGCCACCGCCGTGCTAACCCTGCTGCCGGCAGCCGAATATTCCGGCATGCTCGACCCGGTGTCGTCACTGGAAGGCTCGGCAAAAGTCATCGGCCAGATCTACCCGACAACCCATTTCCTCACCATTGCCCGTGGCACCTTCTCCAAGGCACTGGGGTTCCCCGATCTCTGGAATGCTTTTTTGCCTCTTGTGATCGTCGTTCCCGTTCTAATCGGGCTTTCGGCCCTGTTGTTGAAAAAACAGGAGCGCTGA
- a CDS encoding glycoside hydrolase family 43 yields the protein MSLNVNFKKWGTSALLLGMATVAALLLWRHFQGDGLDERIASSNGRIEAVEIDIATPRAGKVKEIFAEEGDYVEIGKVLAKMDTAVLEAQQRETLARLRQAENAVLIANSQVVQRQSEKKAAQAVVAQREAEVEVTRVRLERSRSLVASKAVSQQQFDNDRAAFLSAEAMLRAAEADVARTDAAIATAKSQVIGAQADVEAARAMLERIQADLEDSVLKAPREGRVQYRVAQPGEVLASGGTVLNMIDLTDVYMTFFLPTKTAGRVALGAEVRLVLDAAPQYVIPAAISFVADVAQFTPKTVETSEERLKLMFRVKARIDPALLRQYMSQVKTGLPGMAYVRLDPEMAWPPELQVRMPE from the coding sequence ATGTCATTGAACGTAAATTTTAAAAAGTGGGGTACGAGCGCGTTGCTCCTTGGCATGGCAACGGTAGCGGCCCTGTTGCTTTGGCGTCATTTCCAGGGTGACGGACTGGATGAGCGTATCGCAAGCAGCAACGGACGTATCGAAGCGGTGGAAATCGATATCGCCACGCCGAGGGCCGGGAAGGTCAAGGAGATTTTTGCGGAGGAAGGCGATTACGTCGAGATCGGGAAGGTGCTGGCCAAGATGGATACCGCCGTTCTGGAGGCGCAGCAGAGAGAGACGCTGGCCCGCTTGCGTCAGGCGGAAAACGCGGTGTTGATCGCCAACAGCCAGGTCGTACAGCGGCAAAGCGAGAAGAAAGCCGCGCAGGCGGTGGTCGCGCAGCGTGAGGCCGAGGTCGAGGTGACCCGGGTTCGGCTGGAGCGGTCGCGATCGCTGGTCGCCAGCAAGGCGGTTTCCCAACAGCAATTCGACAACGATCGAGCCGCTTTTCTCAGCGCCGAGGCCATGCTTCGTGCCGCCGAGGCTGATGTCGCAAGGACGGATGCGGCCATTGCCACGGCGAAATCCCAGGTGATCGGTGCGCAAGCCGATGTTGAAGCGGCCAGGGCGATGCTTGAGCGGATCCAGGCGGACCTCGAGGACAGTGTGCTGAAGGCGCCGCGGGAGGGACGGGTGCAATACCGGGTGGCCCAGCCCGGCGAGGTGCTGGCCTCCGGCGGCACTGTCCTGAACATGATAGACCTCACCGATGTCTACATGACCTTCTTCCTGCCGACAAAAACCGCTGGCCGGGTGGCGCTGGGGGCCGAGGTCCGCCTTGTACTCGATGCCGCCCCGCAATACGTCATCCCGGCCGCGATCTCATTCGTTGCCGACGTGGCCCAGTTCACCCCGAAAACGGTGGAAACATCGGAAGAACGCCTGAAGCTGATGTTCCGGGTCAAGGCGCGGATCGATCCGGCGCTGCTGCGTCAATATATGAGCCAGGTCAAGACTGGCCTGCCGGGAATGGCGTACGTGCGGCTGGATCCAGAAATGGCATGGCCGCCAGAGTTGCAGGTCAGGATGCCAGAATGA
- a CDS encoding multidrug efflux RND transporter permease, with the protein EVVKTLVEAVFLVFVIMYLFMGTFRATLIPTIAVPVVLLGTFGILGLFGFSINMLTMFAMVLAIGLLVDDAIVVVENVERIMAEEGLSPREATAKSMDEITGALIGIGLVLSAVFGPMAFFPGSTGVIYRQFSITVISSMLLSVLVALILTPVLCATLLKAIPKGHEPSDGAVRFLRPFFRWFDRTFFRARDFYVRLVGHVLAKKLRYLFVFVLIVVAMGYLFQRMPTSYIPDEDQGLLMVQAMLPSGSTLEQTEAVMAKVTDHFLTNEKEGVDSLITVAGRSFGGEGQNVALGFVKLRDWELRQRPDLKVKAIAGRAMGAFSGIKEAMVFAFPPPPVVELGMGTGFDLQLVDRGGLGHDKLMEARNQLLGMAAQDSRLIRVRPNGMNDVAEYHIDVDWDKAGALGIPIDSIHNTISAAFGSAYVNDFIQAGRVKKVYAQVESPYRMLPHDLEKLYVRNTIGKMVPVSSFAAGRWAAGSPKLERFNAFPSINIWGEPAPGHSTGEAMAAIEEIVAKLPTGIAADWTGLSYQERQGGSMAPLLYAFSVFAIFLCLAALYESWPIPIAILLTMPLGAIGGIIATSFAGMPNDVYFQIGLLITLGLTTKNAILIVQFARSKIDEGMGLIEATLQGAKLRLRPIIMTSLAFGCGVLPLALATGAGSGAQRAIGIGVVGGTVTSTFLVTLFAPLFYVMIYKVLGKHRKEVTMSYHEESITAEGKK; encoded by the coding sequence CGAGGTGGTGAAAACCCTTGTTGAGGCTGTCTTTCTGGTATTTGTGATCATGTATCTCTTTATGGGCACCTTTCGCGCCACTCTTATTCCCACCATCGCGGTGCCCGTGGTTCTGCTCGGCACCTTCGGCATCCTGGGGCTTTTCGGGTTTTCCATCAACATGCTGACCATGTTTGCCATGGTCCTGGCCATCGGTCTTCTGGTTGACGACGCCATCGTGGTGGTGGAGAACGTCGAGCGGATCATGGCCGAGGAAGGGCTCTCCCCCCGCGAAGCCACCGCCAAATCGATGGACGAGATCACCGGCGCCCTGATCGGCATCGGTCTCGTGCTTTCGGCGGTATTCGGTCCCATGGCCTTTTTCCCCGGCTCCACCGGGGTGATCTATCGTCAGTTTTCCATTACCGTCATTTCGTCGATGCTTCTGTCGGTGCTCGTGGCGCTGATCCTGACCCCCGTACTCTGCGCCACCTTGCTCAAAGCGATTCCCAAGGGACATGAACCCTCGGATGGCGCCGTCCGGTTCCTGCGGCCTTTTTTCCGCTGGTTTGACCGGACTTTTTTCCGGGCCAGGGATTTTTATGTGCGGCTGGTCGGCCACGTGTTGGCAAAAAAACTTCGCTACCTCTTTGTCTTTGTTCTGATTGTCGTGGCCATGGGATATCTGTTCCAGCGCATGCCCACATCCTATATTCCGGATGAGGATCAAGGCCTCCTCATGGTTCAGGCCATGCTCCCCTCCGGCTCGACGCTCGAGCAGACGGAAGCGGTCATGGCCAAAGTCACGGATCATTTTCTGACGAACGAGAAGGAGGGGGTGGATTCACTCATTACCGTCGCGGGCAGGAGTTTTGGCGGCGAGGGACAGAACGTGGCCCTGGGATTTGTCAAGCTCAGGGACTGGGAGCTTCGCCAGCGGCCCGACCTGAAAGTCAAGGCCATTGCCGGCCGCGCCATGGGGGCGTTTTCAGGAATAAAAGAAGCCATGGTCTTCGCTTTCCCGCCCCCTCCGGTCGTCGAACTGGGGATGGGTACCGGCTTCGACTTGCAGCTCGTGGACCGTGGAGGCCTGGGCCACGATAAACTCATGGAGGCGCGCAACCAACTCCTCGGCATGGCGGCCCAAGACTCCCGCCTGATCAGGGTCCGGCCCAACGGGATGAATGATGTGGCCGAATACCACATCGATGTTGACTGGGACAAGGCCGGCGCTCTGGGGATTCCCATCGACTCCATTCATAACACCATCTCGGCCGCCTTCGGCAGCGCCTATGTCAACGATTTTATCCAGGCCGGCCGGGTCAAAAAAGTATATGCCCAGGTGGAGTCGCCCTATCGCATGCTGCCGCACGATCTGGAAAAATTATATGTGCGCAACACCATCGGAAAGATGGTCCCCGTCTCCTCGTTCGCTGCGGGGCGCTGGGCGGCCGGCTCGCCGAAGCTCGAGCGGTTCAACGCCTTTCCGTCGATCAATATCTGGGGCGAACCGGCTCCAGGCCACTCCACCGGCGAGGCCATGGCCGCCATCGAGGAGATTGTCGCCAAACTGCCGACCGGAATCGCCGCCGACTGGACCGGACTTTCCTACCAGGAACGGCAGGGCGGTTCCATGGCCCCTCTGCTCTATGCTTTTTCGGTTTTCGCCATCTTTCTCTGCCTGGCGGCTCTTTACGAAAGCTGGCCCATCCCCATCGCCATCCTGCTGACCATGCCCCTTGGAGCCATCGGCGGCATTATCGCCACCAGCTTCGCCGGGATGCCCAACGATGTCTATTTTCAGATCGGCCTGTTGATCACCCTGGGGCTCACCACCAAAAACGCCATTCTGATCGTTCAATTTGCCAGGTCAAAGATCGATGAAGGCATGGGGTTGATCGAAGCGACACTTCAAGGCGCCAAACTGCGGCTCAGGCCGATCATCATGACATCGCTGGCCTTCGGGTGCGGGGTTCTGCCCCTCGCCCTGGCAACAGGAGCAGGATCGGGAGCGCAACGGGCAATCGGCATCGGCGTAGTCGGCGGCACGGTGACCTCGACCTTCCTGGTTACGTTGTTCGCGCCTCTCTTTTACGTCATGATCTATAAAGTGCTTGGCAAACATCGAAAAGAAGTGACCATGAGTTATCATGAAGAAAGCATCACGGCGGAGGGGAAAAAATGA